A single genomic interval of Camelina sativa cultivar DH55 chromosome 11, Cs, whole genome shotgun sequence harbors:
- the LOC104720792 gene encoding 5'-methylthioadenosine/S-adenosylhomocysteine nucleosidase 1 yields MAPHGDGSSDIEKPEAAQSDSTRPISTVVFVIAMQAEALPLVNKFGLSETTDSPLGKGLPWILYHGVHNDLRINVVCPGRDAALGIDSVGTVPASLITFASIQALQPDIIINAGTCGAFKVKGANIGDVFLVSDVVFHDRRIPIPMFDLYGVGLRQAFSTPNLLKELNLKIGRLSTGDSLDMSTQDESLIIANDATLKDMEGAAVAYVADLLKVPVMYLKAVTDLVDGDKPTAEEFLLNLTVVTAALEETATKVINFIDGKNLSDL; encoded by the exons ATGGCTCCTCATGGTGACGGATCAAGCGACATCGAGAAACCCGAGGCTGCTCAATCGGATAGTACTCGACCAATCTCCACGGTCGTCTTCGTCATCG CTATGCAAGCGGAGGCTCTACCTTTGGTCAACAAGTTCGGACTCTCTGAAACTACTGATTCTCC GCTTGGTAAAGGACTCCCCTGGATTCTGTATCACGGCGTTCACAATGATCTTCGAATTAACGTCGTTTGCCCCGGAAGAGATGCAGCTTTAG gGATTGATAGTGTTGGAACTGTTCCAGCTTCTCTCATTACTTTTGCTTCTATCCAAGCTTTACAACCTGACATTATTATCAATGCTGGAACCTGCGGTGCCTTCAAG GTCAAAGGAGCCAACATAGGCGATGTATTCCTTGTATCTGATGTCGTCTTCCATGATAGAAGAATACCAATCCCG ATGTTTGATCTGTATGGAGTTGGACTTCGTCAGGCATTCTCGACACCCAATCTCCTCAAGGAACTCAATTTGAAG ATTGGTAGGTTATCTACTGGTGACTCCTTGGATATGTCCACGCAAGATGAATCATTGATCATTGCCAATGATGCTACGCTAAAAGACATGGAG GGTGCTGCTGTGGCATACGTGGCTGATCTTCTGAAAGTACCAGTCATGTACCTCAAAGCCGTTACCGATCTAGTGGACGGAGATAAACCTACGGCAGAAGAGTTCTTGTTGAACTTGACAGTTGTGACCGCTGCACTAGAGGAAACTGCTACTAAAGTGATCAACTTCATCGATGGGAAAAACCTTTCTGAcctttaa
- the LOC104720793 gene encoding uncharacterized protein LOC104720793: MDMKSNNHQQQQQVLDGSDIVELVENEGVFDKFVEQKFQQLDQDEDGKLSVTELQPAVADIGAALGLPAQGTSPDSDHIYSEVLNEFTHGSQEKVSKTEFKEVLSDILLGMAAGLKRDPIVILRMDGEDLSEFIHGPGYETEVVSIYSELSNCEEASLRDCIVKALQSLSVDHGMPPNDPWVMSNIVEPIVDSCLDEEDKREKSASQERFLEAFKGVVERVAQRLNEQPVIVAHSENTFDGSGVRRLLSNKFEFDKALNVALETIPKDRHGKVSKEYLRAVLDTVAPSATLPPIGAVSQMDNMIMEALKMVNGDDGKMVKEEEFKKTMAEILGSIMLQLEGNPISVSSNSVVHEPLTSATFLHPTETEEEPTN; this comes from the exons ATGGACATGAAAAGCAACAACCACCAGCAACAGCAACAAGTACTTGACGGCTCGGACATAGTTGAGCTGGTAGAAAACGAGGGAGTGTTCGACAAATTTGTGGAACAAAAGTTTCAACAGTTAGACCAAGACGAAGATGGTAAGCTCTCCGTGACTGAGTTACAACCCGCCGTTGCTGATATCGGCGCCGCTCTTGGTTTGCCTGCTCAAGGCACTTCTCCTGATTCCGATCACATCTACTCGGag GTCTTAAACGAATTCACTCATGGAAGTCAAGAGAAAGTGAGCAAGACAGAGTTCAAAGAAGTGTTGTCGGACATATTGTTGGGTATGGCTGCTGGTCTGAAACGTGATCCTATCGTCATCCTCAGGATGGACGGTGAGGATCTCTCGGAGTTTATCCACGGCCCTGGATACGAAACCGAGGTAGTCTCTATCTACTCAGAGCTCTCTAACTGCGAGGAAGCATCGCTCCGTGATTGTATTGTCAAAGCTCTCCAGTCTCTTTCTGTTGATCATGGAATGCCTCCCAACGATCCTTGG GTAATGAGCAACATCGTAGAACCAATTGTGGACTCTTgtcttgatgaagaagataagagagagaagagcgcTTCTCAGGAGAGATTTTTGGAAGCATTTAAGGGAGTCGTGGAGAGAGTGGCTCAACGTCTCAATGAACAGCCGGTGATCGTCGCTCACAGTGAAAACACTTTTGATGGGAGCGGCGTCAGGAGGCTTTTGTCCAATAAATTCGAATTCGATAAG GCACTAAACGTTGCCTTGGAGACAATTCCAAAAGACCGTCATGGTAAGGTGTCAAAAGAGTATCTACGAGCAGTGCTGGACACTGTTGCACCATCAGCTACATTACCACCAATAGGCGCTGTGTCCCAG ATGGACAATATGATAATGGAAGCATTGAAGATGGTGAATGGAGATGATGGAAAGAtggtgaaggaagaagagtttaagaaaacaatggcGGAGATATTGGGAAGTATAATGTTGCAGCTTGAAGGTAATCCAATATCGGTTTCCTCAAACTCGGTGGTTCATGAGCCGCTCACCTCGGCTACCTTTCTGCATCCGACCGAAACAGAGGAGGAGCCTACAAACTAA
- the LOC104720794 gene encoding auxin-responsive protein SAUR21-like, giving the protein MGVFRGLVGAKKIFQGRSMAASTPKGFLAVYVGESQMKRYIVPVSYLNQPLFQALLSKSEQEFGFDHPMGGLTIPCPEETFITVTSQLH; this is encoded by the coding sequence atgggCGTGTTCCGAGGTCTTGTGGGTGCAAAGAAGATCTTTCAAGGCCGATCAATGGCAGCTTCAACACCAAAAGGGTTTCTTGCAGTGTACGTTGGGGAAAGCCAGATGAAAAGATACATAGTGCCGGTCTCATACTTGAACCAGCCTTTATTTCAAGCTTTGTTGAGTAAATCGGAACAAGAGTTTGGGTTTGATCATCCAATGGGCGGCTTGACCATCCCTTGTCCTGAAGAAACTTTTATCACCGTCACTTCTCAGCTTCATTAG
- the LOC104720795 gene encoding cysteine-rich receptor-like protein kinase 26, with translation TELSQILSLLIPLISLLIQIQCLTVVKSQPLPLKQICSNVTGNFTVNTRYAVNLGRLISSLPSLRHHDNGFYNITFGDSGGKVNSISQSRGDVKPEDCINCIAMAGKRLVTLCPVQKEAIIWYDKCTVRYSNRTIFERLEIYPQASITGTRNFTGDRGGWEKSLRGLLEGLKDRASVIGRSKKNFVVGETSGPSFQTLYGLVQCTPDVSEEDCSYCLSQGIAKIPSCCDMKMGGYVLSPSCILGYATWRFYDPVNIDEPSSVPATPSRPPKNETKSVTQEDKNRGVPKALIFAAASVAVVVFVIVFLLVFLRLRRKMKDSEHQHEKENISMDSMKFSFSILQDATNHFSLENKLGEGGFGAVYKGVLSDGQEIAVKRLSRNAQQGETEFKNEFLLVAKLQHRNLVKLLGYPTEGTERLLVYEFLPHTSLDKFIFDPIEGKELEWEVRYKIIGGVARGLLYLHQDSRLRIIHRDLKASNILLDEEMTPKIADFGMARLFDIDHTTQRYTNRIVGTFGYMAPEYVMHGQFSFKTDVYSFGVLVLEIISGKKTSCFSNEDCMEDLLSFAWRNWKEGVALNLVDKILMTMSSYSSNMILRCINIALLCVQEKVAERPSMASVLLMLDGHTLAISEPSKPAFFTHSNTVSDSSSSLGHNAKTSNYNSNTELYPR, from the exons acaGAATTATCACAAATATTGTCTCTTCTTATTCCTCTGATCTCACTCTTAATCCAAATCCAATGTCTCACCGTTGTTAAGTCGCAACCGCTTCCATTAAAACAAATATGCTCAAACGTCACAGGCAACTTCACCGTGAACACCCGTTACGCCGTCAACCTCGGCCGTCTCATCTCCTCTTTACCATCTCTCCGACATCACGATAACGGATTTTATAACATCACATTCGGAGACTCCGGTGGAAAAGTCAACTCAATCTCACAGAGTAGAGGCGATGTCAAACCTGAAGATTGTATCAATTGCATCGCAATGGCTGGAAAAAGACTTGTCACATTGTGTCCGGTTCAGAAGGAGGCCATTATTTGGTATGACAAATGTACGGTTAGGTACTCAAACCGGACTATCTTCGAAAGGTTGGAGATTTACCCTCAAGCAAGCATAACCGGGACAAGAAACTTCACCGGTGATCGTGGTGGTTGGGAGAAATCATTAAGGGGTTTACTCGAAGGGCTTAAAGACAGAGCCTCTGTGATTGGTCGGAGCAAGAAGAATTTTGTTGTCGGCGAAACGAGCGGCCCGTCGTTTCAGACATTGTACGGTCTTGTTCAGTGCACGCCTGATGTTTCGGAAGAGGATTGTTCGTATTGTTTGTCTCAGGGTATTGCAAAGATCCCGAGCTGTTGTGATATGAAAATGGGTGGTTATGTGTTGTCTCCTAGCTGTATATTGGGTTATGCTACTTGGAGATTCTATGATCCAGTGAACATTGATGAGCCAAGCTCAGTGCCTGCGACGCCATCACGGCCTCCAAAGAATGAGACGAAAAGTGTCACACAAG AGGATAAAAACAGAGGTGTACctaaagctttgatctttgctGCGGCGTCAGTTgctgttgttgtctttgttatAGTATTCTTACTCGTTTTCCTAAGGCTGAGAAGGAAGATGAAAGATTCAGAACACCAACATGAAA AAGAAAACATTAGCATGGATTCCATGAAATTTAGTTTCAGTATATTACAAGATGCAACAAATCATTTTTCACTGGAAAATAAACTTGGAGAAGGTGGATTCGGAGCAGTTTATAAG GGTGTACTTTCTGATGGACAAGAGATAGCGGTGAAAAGGTTGTCCAGAAATGCACAACAAGGTGAAACCGAATTCAAGAACGAGTTCTTGTTGGTGGCTAAGCTTCAACATCGTAATCTCGTGAAGCTCTTAGGTTACCCAACAGAAGGAACTGAAAGGCTTCTCGTGTATGAGTTCCTCCCACACACTAGTCTCGACAAGTTCATCTTCG ATCCGATCGAGGGTAAAGAATTGGAGTGGGAAGTTAGATACAAAATCATTGGAGGTGTAGCTAGAGGACTTctttatcttcatcaagattctcGGCTCCGGATTATTCACCGTGATCTTAAAGCTAGTAACATATTGCTAGACGAGGAAATGACCCCAAAAATCGCAGATTTTGGAATGGCTAGGCTTTTCGATATTGACCACACGACTCAACGCTACACGAATAGGATCGTGGGGACTTT TGGATACATGGCTCCAGAGTATGTAATGCATGGACAGTTCTCGTTTAAGACAGATGTTTACAGTTTCGGCGTTTTGGTTCTTGAGATCATTAGTGGTAAGAAAACCAGTTGTTTCAGCAATGAAGACTGCATGGAAGATCTTCTTAGCTTT GCTTGGAGAAATTGGAAGGAAGGCGTTGCTTTGAATCTTGTGGACAAGATTTTGATGACAATGTCGAGTTATTCATCGAATATGATCTTGAGATGCATAAACATTGCTCTTCTTTGTGTCCAAGAGAAAGTTGCAGAGAGGCCAAGCATGGCTTCGGTTCTTCTAATGTTAGATGGACATACTCTTGCTATTTCAGAACCTTCAAAGCCTGCGTTTTTCACACATAGCAACACGGTATCGGATAGCTCTTCTTCTTTAGGACATAATgcaaaaacttcaaattataatTCCAACACTGAGTTGTATCCTCGGTGA
- the LOC109127592 gene encoding auxin-induced protein X15-like, protein MAIRVPRVLQSSRQILRQAKLFSSSSSSSSLDVPKGYLAVYVGERKMKRFVVPISYLNQPSFQNLLRKAEEEFGFDHPMGGLTIPCSEEVFIDLASRLN, encoded by the coding sequence ATGGCGATAAGGGTCCCTCGTGTGCTGCAATCATCCAGACAGATTCTCCGTCAAGCAAAACTGttctcatcctcttcttcatctagCTCTCTTGATGTTCCAAAGGGCTACTTAGCTGTTTACGTaggagaaagaaagatgaagagatttGTAGTTCCGATATCTTACTTGAACCAGCCTTCATTTCAAAACCTACTAAGAAAGGCAGAGGAAGAGTTTGGATTTGATCATCCAATGGGTGGCCTTACAATCCCTTGCAGTGAAGAAGTATTTATTGATCTTGCTTCTCGCCTCAACTGA
- the LOC109127516 gene encoding auxin-responsive protein SAUR15-like — translation MTFLRSFLGAKQIMRRRESSSSASSTPRGFMAVYVGENDQKRKRYVVPVSYLNQPLFQELLSKSEEEFGFDHPTGGLTIPCHESLFFTVTSQIR, via the coding sequence atgacttTTCTGAGAAGTTTCTTGGGTGCTAAGCAAATAATGCGAAGAAgggaatcatcatcatcagcatcgtCGACACCAAGAGGATTCATGGCGGTTTATGTTGGAGAGAATGATCAAAAGAGGAAGAGATATGTGGTGCCGGTGTCATACTTAAACCAGCCATTGTTTCAAGAATTGTTGAGTAAATCTGAGGAAGAGTTTGGTTTTGATCATCCTACGGGCGGCTTAACCATACCGTGTCATGAATCTTTGTTCTTCACAGTCACATCTCAGATTCGATGA
- the LOC104720796 gene encoding auxin-induced protein 15A-like — protein sequence MAVKRSSKLTQTAMLKQILKRCSSLGKKQCYDEEGLPLDVPKGHFPVYVGEKRTRYIVPISFLTHPEFLILLQQAEEEFGFHHDMGGLTIPCEEVVFLSLTSMIR from the coding sequence ATGGCGGTAAAGAGATCTTCAAAACTAACACAAACAGCAATGCTAAAGCAAATCCTCAAGAGATGCTCGAGCTTAGGCAAGAAACAATGCTACGACGAGGAAGGACTCCCTCTTGACGTACCAAAGGGACATTTTCCGGTTTACGTAGGCGAAAAGCGTACGAGGTACATCGTACCAATCTCCTTCTTGACTCATCCCGAATTTCTTATCCTTCTTCAACAAGCAGAGGAAGAGTTCGGCTTTCACCACGACATGGGAGGACTCACTATCCCTTGTGAAGAAGTTGTTTTCCTCTCTCTAACATCCATGATCAGATGA